From a single Sulfolobus sp. E5-1-F genomic region:
- a CDS encoding NRAMP family divalent metal transporter, with amino-acid sequence MSIRDIVRLFGPAWIVMMADVDAASVLTGIANGQEYGYRLIWLLLLLSFPLYIIQEAAGRLGAVNNGKGLGEIIRERYSVKISLLASLSMFIVDVFTYIVEYVGIAVGGLVLGIPPYMTLPIFFIFHLIIISTRKYDKIEKFLIVISLILVIAFVLQAILRGIVPGETVFYFSLSKSFTFLVAANIGAVVMPFMIFYQTSATAYKYQDVDSTIETKVKWSSIETFIGAIVSELIMVAIEMATTGISPSVDPLNYKEISYSLSLISGPISPYIFGIGLISAAFLALIVESLGSAWGTLEALGKNSFSNFLLLYISESIPALAIALLFTNNYDNVVNFALTLMSIAPFIVVIPAGLIGILIKDKSLMMNYTYGRTRMVIYWITVLMILIGGILAII; translated from the coding sequence GTGAGCATTAGGGATATAGTAAGACTTTTTGGTCCTGCATGGATAGTAATGATGGCTGATGTTGACGCAGCAAGCGTATTAACTGGCATAGCCAATGGGCAAGAGTATGGATATAGACTGATTTGGCTATTGCTACTCTTATCCTTTCCCCTATATATCATCCAAGAGGCCGCGGGAAGATTAGGTGCTGTAAATAATGGTAAAGGTCTTGGGGAGATTATAAGGGAGAGATACTCAGTTAAAATATCGTTGCTAGCGTCTCTTTCAATGTTCATAGTTGATGTATTCACATATATAGTTGAGTACGTTGGAATAGCGGTCGGTGGATTAGTATTAGGAATTCCACCCTATATGACCCTTCCAATTTTCTTCATATTCCACTTGATTATAATATCGACTAGAAAATATGATAAAATAGAGAAATTTCTAATAGTAATATCTCTAATTTTAGTTATTGCATTTGTTCTTCAAGCAATCTTAAGGGGCATCGTACCTGGGGAAACTGTATTTTACTTCTCACTTTCCAAATCATTTACATTTCTCGTTGCTGCAAATATAGGTGCAGTAGTCATGCCCTTTATGATATTTTACCAGACCTCGGCAACTGCGTATAAATACCAAGATGTAGATTCTACAATTGAAACTAAGGTGAAGTGGTCCTCAATAGAGACGTTTATTGGGGCGATAGTGTCAGAACTTATAATGGTAGCTATAGAAATGGCAACTACTGGAATTTCACCATCAGTAGATCCTTTAAATTATAAGGAAATATCATATTCGCTATCTTTAATTTCAGGTCCTATTTCTCCGTATATATTTGGAATTGGCTTAATTAGTGCAGCTTTTCTAGCATTAATAGTTGAGTCTTTAGGAAGTGCGTGGGGAACTCTAGAAGCTTTAGGCAAAAACAGTTTTTCCAACTTCCTACTATTATATATTTCCGAGTCGATTCCTGCGCTTGCAATTGCGTTACTTTTCACCAACAACTACGATAATGTAGTAAACTTTGCCCTAACATTAATGTCAATAGCGCCATTTATAGTTGTAATACCCGCTGGACTAATAGGAATTTTAATAAAGGACAAAAGCCTAATGATGAATTACACATACGGAAGAACTAGAATGGTTATTTATTGGATTACCGTTTTAATGATACTCATTGGCGGTATACTCGCAATAATTTAA